Proteins encoded in a region of the Vitis riparia cultivar Riparia Gloire de Montpellier isolate 1030 chromosome 7, EGFV_Vit.rip_1.0, whole genome shotgun sequence genome:
- the LOC117918110 gene encoding agamous-like MADS-box protein AGL62, protein MGRQKIEIKKIVKKSSLEVTFSKRRTGLFKKAGELCVLCGAEAAVIVFSPGRRAFVFGHPSADAVIDRFLHRETNSRALVPAGQVHGHVQRQYLEALGRLEVKREQEETVGGDGEGGFWWDAPIENMGLNELEQFRGSLEELRKKMANRVEEMTMMMMMMMESGPSSTAMVEYAAPPQEYNSSGGVLHGHDLAAHGVPHGFDEHLF, encoded by the coding sequence ATGGGAAGACAGAAGAtcgaaataaaaaaaattgtgaagaaaAGCTCCTTAGAGGTCACCTTCTCCAAGCGTCGAACAGGACTCTTCAAGAAGGCTGGCGAGCTTTGCGTTTTGTGCGGTGCTGAGGCCGCCGTCATCGTCTTCTCTCCGGGCAGGAGGGCCTTCGTCTTCGGCCACCCCTCCGCGGACGCTGTCATCGATCGCTTCCTCCATCGCGAGACCAACTCTCGCGCGCTTGTTCCGGCGGGACAGGTGCATGGGCACGTTCAGAGGCAATACTTGGAGGCTCTTGGAAGGCTGGAGGTGAAGAGGGAGCAAGAAGAGACGGTGGGGGGAGATGGGGAGGGTGGGTTTTGGTGGGACGCGCCCATTGAGAACATGGGGTTGAATGAACTGGAGCAGTTCAGGGGTTCCCTTGAGGAGCTGAGGAAGAAGATGGCGAATCGAGTGGAGGAGATgactatgatgatgatgatgatgatggagaGCGGTCCTTCTTCGACTGCCATGGTTGAATATGCAGCGCCACCGCAGGAGTATAATTCTTCTGGTGGTGTTCTGCATGGCCATGATTTGGCTGCACATGGTGTTCCTCATGGTTTCGATGAACACCTTTTCTGA
- the LOC117917569 gene encoding uncharacterized protein LOC117917569, with the protein MALTNFIITVAGVSAVILLLRSDVKQSASIFRRNVRHIRNWLEEESASASKAAEKAKPKELESQVPQKEIPKEDKQ; encoded by the exons ATGGCCTTGACCAACTTCATCATCACGGTGGCCGGCGTCAGCGCCGTCATTCTTCTACTGAGGAGCGATGTTAAACAATCGGCTTCCATTTTCAGGCGCAACGTTCGCCATATTCGTAATTGGCTCGAAGAAGAATCCGCCTCTGCTTCCAA GGCAGCAGAGAAGGCAAAGCCCAAAGAACTGGAATCACAGGTTCCTCAGAAAGAGATTCCCAAGGAGGACAAGCAGTAG
- the LOC117918111 gene encoding agamous-like MADS-box protein AGL62 produces MGRQKIEIKKIVKKSSLEVTFSKRRTGLFKKAGELCVLCGAEASVIVFSPGRRDFVFGHPSADAVIDRFLHRETNSRALVPAGQVHGHVQRQYLEALGRLEVKREQEETVGGDGEGGFWWDAPIENMGLNELEQFRGSLEELRKKVADRVEEMTMMIIME; encoded by the coding sequence ATGGGAAGACAGAAGAtcgaaataaaaaaaattgtgaagaaaAGCTCCTTGGAGGTCACCTTCTCCAAGCGTCGAACAGGACTCTTCAAGAAGGCTGGCGAGCTTTGCGTTTTGTGCGGTGCTGAGGCCTCCGTCATCGTCTTCTCTCCGGGCAGGAGGGACTTCGTCTTCGGCCACCCCTCCGCGGACGCTGTCATCGATCGCTTCCTCCATCGCGAGACCAACTCTCGTGCGCTTGTTCCGGCGGGACAGGTGCATGGGCACGTTCAGAGGCAATACTTGGAGGCTCTTGGAAGGCTGGAGGTGAAGAGGGAGCAAGAAGAGACGGTGGGGGGAGATGGGGAGGGTGGGTTTTGGTGGGACGCGCCCATTGAGAACATGGGGTTGAATGAACTGGAGCAGTTCAGGGGTTCCCTTGAGGAGCTGAGGAAGAAGGTGGCGGATCGAGTGGAGGAGATGACCATGATGATAATTATGGAGTAG